Genomic DNA from Urocitellus parryii isolate mUroPar1 chromosome 5, mUroPar1.hap1, whole genome shotgun sequence:
AATAATTGACCCAAGGTCTGGGCACCCCATGGcccagccaagttgacacataaaatcagTCATGACTGCAAGAAGAAGACAGCATCGTCCCAGACGGTCTAGATGGAGGTCCTATGCCCTATTCATATTTACCTGTGTTCAAGATGCCCCCTTAGCCATCTCTGCCTCTCAGGAACCCTCCTTGGGTCTTTGACTCCGAATCATCCTTGTCACCATTAGTCACTGCTTATTTCTTATCCTGACATTTAGCCTTAACCTAGTTTTCCTCTGCCTAGTCGATAATCTTCCTGATTGAGTCCCCTACATGATAATGAACCTGAAGTTGCCtggtgtgtgcaaggccctggttccatcctcagtaggACCACATGATGCATTAGATTTtattagaagaataaaaacacaTGTGTTTCCTAAGATAGGATTTTATTTCACCCTGTGTCACAGCTGCTTGGGAAACGGATTTGGGATCAAGACACATCCTGGGAAGAAAATCACTATTGTTGCTGAGAACCTGCCAGGAAAGGAAGGGCTCACTCTAATGTAACAGCCCAAGGATGAAGAGTGGCAGAGGGGAAGGGGCTCAGTTCCTGGTGTTGGCAGTGACGCTGCCATCTTCCCACAACATGGACTCCGCCCCTACATGGAGGCAAGAAGGGTGGACACAGGAGAGCCAATTTCAGCAGTCTCAGGGACCAAGGACTCCCTACCTGGATTCCCAGTTCAGTCACCCGCCCTTCCCCTGAAGAATGCAAAGAAGGGCAGGGTCTATGTCATGGACACTGCTACTTGTTCAATGAAGCTGGCCAGATTTATGTCCCGTTCTGAAAGGCCCGCACATTCATGGGTGCTCAGGGTGATGTGcacctgaaacaaacaaacagaagttCAGGGCAACTCCACTGACTTCACCTAAGAGTAGGAGACTCACTAACTTGGGCTCAGCCTCACTAAGCGCTCCAGAACAGCAGCTGGTCACTGCCATCTTTCCTGGGTCCCGGTGCCCTGACAGGTCTGTGACAGCAGTGCAAAGCCATCTTGTACTGCACCTCTCCTTAATGTTTTCCAAAAACAATGGTGACTTCAActacagaataaaaattttacacCCAGATGTCAAGAGCAACCTAAAAGCTAAAGGCAGAACCCAAACTACTGCTGGCTCCTAAACTACCCATTTACAAAGAGCCTCTTCCATCCTTAATGTTTTTAAACAGGCCAGCAGAGTTCTTGGCACATGCTAGGTATGACTATTGACTATCCAATTGGTTAAGCAGACAGATCTGTTTGTTATGCATGGGGATTCTCAGTtcaaatttattacttttttattcttctatcCCCCCAGAAAGATTAAAACCACGTGGAGCTATTAATAATTATGCTTGATTCCCACAGCCTTTCCTTTCTTGGGTTTTGCCTTATCGATATCTACTTTTACCACAAGTATCTCAaagtgttttaatttgaattccttAATTTGTAGTGAGACTGACCACTTATTGTTGATTCTAGGAAGGAGATAGATTGAATGGACAGTCAACCTGTGGTGGGGGGCAGAGTCTAGTTCAAGGGAGAGCCTTCAGAAAGCGCCCAAGTGCTCAGATGTGGATGGAGACAGAGCACAACACAGGCATACAACCTTGCTCACCTTGTTGTACATGTTAAACCACTCAGGATGGTGGTCCAGCTTCTCTGCCTGCAGGGCCACTCTGGTCATGAAGCCAAAAGCCTATTTAAGTGAAGTGAAACCCAGGTTAGCGCTCTAAGAGAAGGGACTCCTGGGCACCTTTTACTGGTCGATTGATACAGGAGGCTGGACTAGCTTCCCTTAACTCTAATCATTTCCCATGACaacctgcccctgctctgagATCTGACTTCCAGGTTGTCTCTCTATAGCAGGAAGAAGGTCTTTTACTAGGATCCCTAACAAGTTCAAGAGGTTAAAGTCTTAGTCTTTTGACTATGAAAACATCCTCAGATGTATCTCTGTTTGCTACTTGGGCTGTCTTTTCTGAGGACTGTTCCAGGTAGGGAGAGTCCAAGACCCACATTCCTACTCTGTGATCCCTGAGGAC
This window encodes:
- the Pcbd1 gene encoding pterin-4-alpha-carbinolamine dehydratase isoform X1, giving the protein MAGKAHRLSAEERDQLLPNLRAVGWNEMEGRDAIFKQFHFKDFNRAFGFMTRVALQAEKLDHHPEWFNMYNKVHITLSTHECAGLSERDINLASFIEQVAVSMT
- the Pcbd1 gene encoding pterin-4-alpha-carbinolamine dehydratase isoform X2, translating into MAFGFMTRVALQAEKLDHHPEWFNMYNKVHITLSTHECAGLSERDINLASFIEQVAVSMT